The Lycium barbarum isolate Lr01 chromosome 10, ASM1917538v2, whole genome shotgun sequence genome includes a region encoding these proteins:
- the LOC132614442 gene encoding F-box/FBD/LRR-repeat protein At1g13570-like: MMPPKGREHCQRLPPDVLSDLPDYFIDDILMRLPCKDAVRTSVLSRKWRYHWCRLAKFKLDESLWKTQKDKFYPSVKFRKIVYQLLTHHKGPITKFKLDIAYLERCPEIDNFIYFLSRKDIQHLVLHLSRHELYELPSSLFICSQLRHLNLHNCSIHHPSTFQGFDKLISLELCEVTISSELLESLIAHCPLLEQLVLKISKTINVIKINAPMLRSFDFMGSISSICLKDVPLLAKVSLIYKRSSLEAENFDYAKFFESCSALEHLILNFGYGEFFAVEAPTRLPFYLDRVKHFHLSYIQLKESYKLSCALCLIRSFPYLEYLKIEVYNEGDSGIQESLELDRFSDVTFNHLREVMLESFGGTTPEMQLIKILLAKSPVLVKMQIVPAFQIDLIDARSETLAELLKFQHASPKAEIDYVSY, translated from the exons ATGATGCCTCCTAAGGGAAGAGAGCATTGTCAACGTTTACCTCCTGATGTCCTTAGTGACCTTCCTGATTattttatcgatgacattctgatGCGTTTGCCTTGTAAAGATGCTGTGAGGACAAGCGTCTTATCAAGGAAATGGAGGTATCATTGGTGTAGACTTGCAAAGTTTAAGCTTGATGAATCTCTTTGGAAAACACAAAAGGATAAATTTTACCCTAGTGTTAAATTTAGAAAGATTGTCTACCAGCTTTTGACCCATCATAAAGGACCCATCACTAAGTTTAAGCTCGACATTGCTTATCTGGAAAGATGTCCTGAGATTGACAACTTCATATATTTCCTGTCTAGGAAAGACATTCAACATCTTGTTCTTCACCTTTCACGGCATGAGCTATACGAATTGCCTTCTTCACTTTTCATATGTTCGCAGCTGAGGCATCTAAATCTACATAATTGCTCAATACATCATCCATCGACCTTTCAAGGATTTGATAAGTTAATTAGCCTGGAACTATGTGAAGTCACAATTTCTTCTGAATTGCTGGAAAGTTTAATAGCTCATTGCCCATTGCTTGAGCAGTTGGTGCTGAAAATCTCGAAAACTATAAATGTAATTAAAATTAATGCCCCGATGCTGAGATCCTTTGATTTCATGGGAAGTATAAGTTCTATTTGTTTAAAGGATGTCCCTCTTCTGGCTAAAGTATCTCTGATATATAAGAGGTCTTCTTTGGAGGCAGAGAATTTTGATTATGCAAAGTTTTTCGAGTCTTGTTCTGCACTCGAGCACCTCATCTTGAACTTCGGTTATGGCGAG TTCTTTGCGGTTGAAGCACCAACAAGGCTACCCTTTTATCTTGACCGTGTCAAACATTTTCACCTGTCTTATATTCAGCTGAAGGAATCGTATAAGCTCTCATGTGCTCTTTGCTTGATAAGAAGCTTCCCATATTTAGAATATCTCAAAATTGAG GTTTACAATGAAGGAGATAGTGGTATTCAAGAATCCCTTGAACTTGATCGTTTCTCAGATGTCACATTTAATCACCTCAGGGAAGTGATGCTAGAAAGCTTTGGAGGAACAACACCTGAGATGCAGCTTATCAAGATTTTGTTAGCCAAGTCCCCAGTGTTGGTGAAAATGCAAATCGTTCCAGCATTTCAAATTGACTTAATTGACGCAAGATCAGAAACACTCGCTGAGCTATTAAAATTTCAGCATGCATCACCTAAAGCAGAAATAGACTACGTATCTTATTGA